In Nematostella vectensis chromosome 2, jaNemVect1.1, whole genome shotgun sequence, one genomic interval encodes:
- the LOC5516792 gene encoding RNA polymerase-associated protein LEO1, translating to MSLEDVFGSDLDDSEDEDRAKSARETDEKARMNELFGDSPSEGEDEDKELKDSESRGRSDEDSGDEKESGKNEGSYKGQGDSENDQDMDQDSTSSKQKVSHADLFGEDEELSSDEEKEDNAREVESKEETQARVPREEGEEEEEEEETRIDVTIPYCRVALGSELYFSKLPNFLSLETKPFDPALYEDDVEDDEILDEEGRARLKLKVENTIRWRYGKYSDDNEIKESNARIVRWSDGSLSLLVGAEVFDIQKTRIEGDFNHLFVQQGTGLQGQAVFKEKLTFRPHSTASQTHRKMTLSIADRALKAQKIKMLPAAGQDPEAQRSEMIKKEEERLRSQLRLENQQRRMRERSQARGLNSSYLEAGEDDDEDLEQSLLKIKKKYKEELAKGAYSSEEDDGEEEGLGDLESDNEGEERLMNAKEGKDSEEESIEEPSRKRLLSEGNTRKEKKKTKKIIESSDNESD from the exons ATGTCACTAGAAGACGTCTTTGGGAGCGACTTAGATGATAGTGAAGATGAAGACAGAGCAAAATCGGCCCGGGAAACAGACGAGAAAGCTCGAATGAACGAGTTGTTTGGCGACTCGCCGAGTGAAGGGGAAGATGAGGACAAAGAACTTAAAGACAGCGAGAGTCGAGGTAGAAGCGACGAGGATAGCGGCGATGAAAAGGAAAGCGGTAAAAATGAAGGTTCCTACAAGGGCCAAGGCGATAGTGAGAATGACCAGGATATG GACCAGGATTCGACGTCTTCGAAGCAGAAAGTATCACACGCTGACTTGTTTGGAGAAGATGAAGAGTTATCTTCTGATGAGGAGAAG GAGGATAATGCACGCGAAGTTGAATCTAAAGAGGAAACACAAGCAAGGGTTCCCAGAGAAGAGggggaagaggaggaggaagaggaggagaccAGAATAGATGTTACAATACCTTATTGCAGAGTGGCTTTAGGATCTGAATTGTATTTCTCTAAACTTCCTAATTTTCTTAGTCTTGAAACTAAGCCATTTGACCCAGCATTGTATGAAGATGATGTTGAGGATGATGAAATTCTAGATGAAGAAGGAAGGGCAAGGTTAAAACTTAAG GTTGAGAACACTATTCGTTGGAGATATGGCAAATATTCTGATGATAATGAAATCAAAGAGAGCAATGCCAGAATTGTGCGGTGGTCTGATGGCTCTCTTTCCTTGCTTGTTGGAGCAGAAGTGTTTGATATTCAAAAGACCAGAATTGAAGGGGATTTTAACCACCTGTTTGTTCAACAG GGAACTGGTCTACAGGGGCAAGCTGTCTTTAAGGAGAAGTTAACCTTCAGGCCTCATTCCACCGCAAGCCAGACCCACCGTAAGATGACCTTGTCTATTGCAGATCGTGCATTAAAAGCACAAAAGATAAAGATGCTCCCTGCAGCAGGACAGGACCCAGAGGCTCAACGAAGTGAAATGATTAAG aaaGAGGAAGAAAGACTACGATCTCAGCTACGGCTTGAAAACCAGCAGAGGCGAATGCGTGAGAGGAGTCAAGCAAGAGGTCTCAATTCAAGCTATCTAGAGGCAGGGGAAGATGATGACGAGGACCTGGAACAGAGTCTgctaaagataaaaaagaagTACAAAGAAGAACTTGCAAAAG GAGCCTATTCCTCAGAGGAAGACGATGGCGAGGAGGAAGGCTTGGGAGATCTTGAAAGTGACAATGAAGGAGAGGAACGCCTTATGAATGCTAAGGAGGGAAAGGATTCAGAAGAAGAGTCTATTGAAGAACCAAGTCGTAAACGCCTTCTAAGTGAAGGAAATACACGGAAGGAAAAGAAGAAGACGAAAAAGATTATAGAAAGTAGTGATAATGAGAGTGACTGA
- the LOC5516793 gene encoding uncharacterized protein LOC5516793 — translation MEGGGKYWVIENSDDERDEELKAFKGNSTGDIPIQILKHYKQIEQDGVIEIKLEEYRKQRKDDLPVKQKRKEDEEDRNADGEIDEKKQNYANDRSVEASAFDYMDDSDEWQGPKRTPKHGRVNKKRVGSLQNVISDLKRFKELDQSVSEDQGSNSGKGKPTHLEKEPTEKNLTIQIKSECTD, via the exons ATGGAAGGTGGAGGGAAGTATTGGGTTATTGAGAATAGCGACGATGAAAGGGACGAGGAGTTGAAAGCGTTCAAGGGGAATTCAACAGGCGATATTCctattcaaattttaaagcACTACAAACAGATAGAGCAAGATGGAGTTATTGAGATCAAACTAGAGGAATACCGTAAACAGCGAAAAGATGACTTACCTGTGAAGCAAAAGCGCAAAGAAGACGAGGAAGATAGAAATGCTGACGGGGAGATTGatgaaaaaaagcaaaactatGCCAACGATAG GTCTGTAGAGGCCTCAGCTTTCGATTACATGGATGATAGTGACGAATGGCAGGGACCTAAGCGGACGCCCAAACATG gtAGGGTAAATAAGAAAAGGGTTGGCTCTTTGCAAAATGTCATATCTGATTTAAAGCGGTTCAAAGAGCTTGACCAGTCTGTTTCTGAGGATCAAGGCAGTAATAGCGGGAAGGGAAAGCCTACTCACCTAGAAAAG gagccAACAGAGAAAAACTTAACTATACAAATCAAATCTGAATGCACAGATTGA
- the LOC5516843 gene encoding protein HEXIM1, whose protein sequence is MTEEPDPSSITEVDQSTMDGNEGDDERDGDERTSEHSGTEMPEKNYTSDQVTANHDKKEDSSDRFDKSGVKPMPISKKHRRGSRRCRKKKYKPYTKMTWDEKKARLELDAKKATKMREQYMHEKGRPAAPYNTTQFLMDEHDQEEPDLGAHSHMQSDGEDDTSNSTGRPRLQSQSMDDSDLEDYNESPEDEIYEQQFFEKDFTEAYEQVHAESLYSMNKDALVRECMCLEERVETLERQMREKDRCKNGLVRQTSLEELALKLNSESSSGNSDDNSSTRANEDVLSSLQSELNRLRSENERLRLENTNLTKTVPTNV, encoded by the coding sequence ATGACAGAGGAACCAGATCCCTCAAGTATAACCGAGGTTGATCAATCTACAATGGATGGTAATGAAGGAGACGATGAGCGCGATGGAGACGAAAGAACAAGCGAGCATAGCGGTACAGAAATGCCCGAGAAGAACTACACAAGCGACCAAGTGACAGCCAATCATGACAAGAAAGAAGACTCCAGCGATAGGTTTGACAAGTCTGGCGTGAAGCCCATGCCTATCAGTAAGAAACATCGGAGGGGTTCTAGACGTTGTCGTAAAAAGAAGTACAAACCTTACACCAAAATGACGTGGGACGAAAAAAAAGCTCGGCTGGAACTGGACGCGAAAAAGGCTACGAAAATGCGAGAGCAGTACATGCACGAGAAAGGAAGACCTGCTGCACCTTATAACACTACACAATTTCTAATGGATGAACACGATCAAGAAGAACCCGACCTAGGGGCGCATTCGCATATGCAGTCGGACGGGGAAGACGACACTTCTAATTCGACCGGTCGGCCGAGGTTACAGTCACAATCTATGGACGATTCTGATTTAGAAGACTACAATGAATCCCCTGAAGACGAGATATATGAGCAGCAGTTTTTCGAGAAAGACTTTACTGAAGCGTATGAGCAAGTACACGCTGAAAGTTTATACTCGATGAACAAAGACGCTCTAGTACGGGAATGCATGTGTTTGGAGGAGAGAGTGGAGACGTTGGAAAGACAAATGCGGGAAAAAGACCGCTGCAAAAATGGTCTAGTTAGACAAACCTCTCTGGAAGAACTAGCTCTTAAACTGAACAGTGAGAGCAGTAGTGGGAATTCAGATGATAACAGTAGTACGAGAGCGAACGAAGATGTGCTATCGAGTCTGCAATCTGAACTGAATCGCTTACGGAGTGAGAACGAAAGACTGAGGCTTGAAAATACAAACCTTACTAAGACTGTACCTACAAATGTATAG